In the Ovis aries strain OAR_USU_Benz2616 breed Rambouillet chromosome 18, ARS-UI_Ramb_v3.0, whole genome shotgun sequence genome, AGCACCTATTATCTTCATCCATTCGTTATCTGCCTGCCATTTGTGGCAGATAGGTCCCTCTGTGATAGAAAACAGCCAGTTCTCTCCACCCCTAACTCCTcgaagtgtttgtttgtttgcctaaATTTATTGGCATTCACGTTTTAGTTTTGTGTGTTGAAATGATTGAACCGTTTGCAATGGCCCTTTTTATAGGTTGAAAATAGTTGAAATAGCAGTTTTATTCTCACTTGCGGTAAAATTTAAGAACTTAAGATGTATAGAAAtattatcacaggatattttatatataaaaatctcaATAGTTTTGTTGGGAAGAAATGTTGTAACTacactgaaaagtaaaataagcaCAATGGAATTCATCTTTGAAGGAGAATGTGAAAACTGTTTCTGCTGTGTGACAGACAAAATATACCAGACAATTAATGAGATTATTTTATTCAAGCTGATGCAACACGGAGAATGTTTATTAATGGGGAGCCTctcaaagaaggagaaaatatagAGTTTATAAAACTGGGAGGTCAGTAAGGAACGGTGGAGGTGGGTCCTATCCCCGGTGGTCAGCCCTTCCTTAGAACACAGAAGGTGTAGTGCTTCTTAACCATGACTGCTTTCTGGAAGCACAAAGCTCAGGTCAATTTTAACACTGCCGGACGGAACAAGGTTACTGCTATTACCACAGTTATGTTTATAAACTGTGTGAGATACGCACCATAGACGTttgatttataactttaaaatctaTAGGATTCTTAATATTTCTGCCCTAAAGGACTAGAACAGGGCAGCTTTGCCTTATAAGGGTGACCAGGAGTTGGAAGTCCTTTGAAACAAAGCAAGGGGAAGAACCCACTGCAGAGGGAGGGCGGAAGACCAGGGGCAAGCCAGCGGACCGTAGTCAAAGTGGGACCCGATGAAGGTGATGGCGCTCCCTCCAAGACCGCTTCTGGTGAGCAGGGAAGGGGTGAAAGATGGGGATTAGTCAGTGGGCCAGGCTAAaggagagaattccatggattttgTTAAAGGATGCATTTTAGAAGGACAAAATCATGACCCATATAAAATGAATGTGGAATGAATTTATTTAACTAAAGAACTAGCCAAATGTCACAACCATTTTAAAAGTTGATGAACTGTGATTTATATAGAGAAGGAGTATTGAAATGAGTTTACAGATGGAAGCAAAACTGGATTTCCCCGCTACAGGGAGGGTTGCCCTTTCACCAGACAGTTATGGGCATGTCCATAAACAAGAATTATTTGCATTGCTGTTAGTTACCTACAATTTACCAAGGTGTAAAATagtgtaaagaatatgcctgccaatgcaggagacactgattgGATCCCCGAGTTGGCAAGagaccctggaaaaggaaatggcaacccactaatattcttgcccgggagatcccatggacagaggagcctggtgggctgcagtccatggggtcacagaagagtctgacatgacttagcgactaagcaacaacaacaaaacagctcaaaggcaGTGACAAGACCAAGCCCCATTGGATCAAGTAATTCCCAGAGGCCCCATTATTCCATTGAAAGGCTGTTCAGTAATCTCTCTTGGTCGCACCATGGTCTTTAGTTTTTCGTAGCCATGCCTGCTCTGAAGTAACTACATGCTTTCTCTAATAGTCATCTGTCAGTTGTTTAcccatttttctccttaaaagccatgtctgattttttcctttctttctggtctCCATCAGGTCAAAGGAGCCTGAGATATCCaggatatataaatttataaccAACTACAAATACAATTTAGTTTCCTAATGTTTGGATTGCTTTTGCTTAATATCCTGTCTTTTTCTTGGCatggcatttaaatttttttaacttaatgttatgaaaattaatattgagagtcccttggacagcaaggcgatcagaccagttaatcctaaaggaaatcaaccctgagtattcataggaaggactgatgctgaagctccagtactttggctacctgatgagaagagccaactcattggaaaagaccctgatgctgggaaaaattgagggcaggaggaaaagtgggtgactgaggatgagatggttggatggcataattgattcaatgaacatgagtttaagcaaactctgagagatggtgaaggacagggaagctggcaatcctggggtcccaaagagtcagacatgacttagagactgaacaacaatgttacTAATTTTAAGTTGGGAGTTAATCAACATAAGAATAATTTAGCCACATAGCATTCTAACATTAGGTTTTCATCTGTAAGTTGAAGGTGAAAAGAAAGTTAATGAATTTGTGTTATGGGCCAAGTGGTTCTCAACCTAGACAATTTTGCCCTACCCCCAACCCCCGGGGCCTGCTACTGACATCTAATCAGTAGAGGCCAGAAATGCTGCTAAACTTCCTACAATGCATAAGACAGCCCACCAAAGCAAAATTACCCAGTTCTTACTGTTAATCATGCCAATGTTGAGAAACCCTAATAGCCCATTGAAGAAGGTTAGAGGAAAGCTGATTGCTatgataaaactaaaaataattttatggtcTTAAATCTATATGAAAaacatacattttgtttttatacattaaaaataatgttattaccaattttccatatttaaaaattacGCAGTCAGTATTACCTTTAACTTGAGAgactaaataaatagaaagagatgcttttccattagaaggagagggtgagacgacttgagagagtggcattgaaacacctacattaacatatgtaaaatagacaccTAGCAGGAAGTTGCTAGGTAACGCAGCCTGGAGgggtggctggggtgggaggtTCGAGGGGGAGGGGCTATTTGTATACTtaatggctgattcacactgctgtacGGCAGAACCCtacacaaccttgtaaagcaattatcctccaattaaagagaCAGGTGCCTTTCCTCTGTAATGTGTAGAACACttgcactttttaaattttcctatttTAGGTTTTGCCGAAGAAACATCTTAGAGATCCATCACATTTCCAAGGTTAACATTTACAATTTGGAGTTGTTGACCTTCTTATAAGAAAGATTTTGGccatcaaaatgaaaactttatttgAAGTTTTAGAACAATTATACAAGAAGGTACTTCTCGGAGCCACACTTGAAAATGACAGCCATGATTACGTCTTTTATCTCTACCCAGCATTTTCAGATCAAGGTTGTTCTACAACCACCTCCTCAGACTGCTTAAACGCCCCTGATGTTCAGGACAAGCAGGAGCCATCCTCTGTCAGTTTGCCTACCTTTTCTGTAGCACCTGTGTGTTTACAGAGACATTCTCAGATGAGCAGTACTGGAGAAATAATGCTCCTTCAGTTAACAGTGATCAAAGTGATGATAACCCGAATATTGTCTGTGGAAACTGAATTCCATGCAAAGGAGAAATACAGagatataattaaaattcttttaaaatcatctgACATCGAATCTCAATTGGTAAGCCCatttactttttgtgtgtgtgtttttttttaagatctatatttttaaaataaaagtgttaaaACAGTCAGCAACAGTaggtaaatgtatttattttcctgtAGACCTGTATGTTCCAAAACTCGGAGAAATTGTTATCTCACATGGCTGCAAAGTGCCTTGCACTAATTCTGTATTTCCAACTGAAGGAAAAGGTAAGATAAGTAATCAAACTATGTTActgttacttttatattttctttaaaattgatcTCTGGCATTCagttttttaatcaataaaatatttgctcATGTAATGTGTAAATCCACAAACGTAAGAATAGAATAGTATGTTGGTGACTTATTTCAAGGATTACAGTCTTAAAATACGTTATAAATCATTACAGATAAGATTCTCAACTCAAAAGGTAGACTGCAAGTCACAGAGTCCATAACTGTTCAGATTCTCAAAGGAGTAGGtgggtctccttcctcccttccaaaAACAAGGCCTAGGAGCCCCTGCTTGAGACTAAGACCATTTTCATAGGTTTAATATAAATTCTAAGAATGGTCCTCAgcataatgaaaaaatatgaacaaattaATCATTTTTCTCTTATCTCTGAAGTAGTTAATAAATATATCTAAACATTTCCTGACTTCTTTTAGCTGTAATTGCTTGTTCCTTTCTTAAAACAGCATTCTTTCCTGAATACAAAAAGGTGGTATGTAcaatagaaaatttggaaaaagggaaaatgtataaagaccaaaataaaaattttatatcattCCAGCCACCAGAGATAATAACCACTGCTGTATTTCATGTTCCTTCTTGGTTTtttattaatatggtatattaaatTTCTTGACTTAAGGAATACTGGGATATTTATGTCCTTGTTTTAGCaaatattatactttttttttgaaaCGAAGTAAACAATGTTGTGTAGAATGTGTATAATAGATAATTTGTAATGGCAAAGAAAATGTTGTATTACAGCTtactacttaaaattttttttctcacttataGATAACATTGAGTAATTCCTGGATTTCTTTTTgccaaaaaaatatttctgaatattcTGAAAGTGATAAAGTAGTATACTGCCTCTGGATAGTTACCTTTGTAattaaagaaatctttaaagaTACATCTTCACAAAAAACAGGTATGAACTGTGTTCCCCAATAAACAATTGTCATTGTCTTGTTCCCGGGAGCATTATATTTTTGTGAGTAAAACTTATTTTACAACCTCTGATTGTTTTGAAGCATGAAAAACTAGAAAACCATGCCCAATAGTCTTTGATTGAGGGtacctttttaaaaggaaaaatgtaaaacttcACTATtactggatttccctggtggctcagacgataaagcgtctgcctacaatgtgggagacctgggttcaatccctgggtcaggaagatctcgtggagaaagaaatggcaacccactccagtattctcacctgaaaaatcccatggactgaggaacctggtaagctatagtccatggggttgcaaagagtcagacaagactgagcgacttcactttattttcactattattaaaaattgaaattaaagcttttcatttttatatgtccTTTGCATAGTCTGATGTTACTGCTATTTGTAAAATGGATATTAGCCATGATTATTAGCTGTTAGCATGTTTATCTTCATTTGTTTGTGTTAGAGGTAAATAATCCAATCCATTTTTTCATCTTCCAAAatgatgataattttaaaaattataaaattgtgttttaagaaaactttgtttttcCTGTTGCTTATAATTACTATTTTCATCATTGCAGAAATTCTAAAGCAGTTCCTGACTCCTTTTGACACTCTTTTTGAAGTCTTTTACAATTCCTTATTTTCTCAGCATTTTGAAAACCACCAAGATGCTTCTAATAAACTAATAAACAGTTTGATATGTTTCCTGGAATTGCTTGAACTTCTTATAGCCTCTAGAATCTACCTGAAGTTACATTTCACTTGCCAgaggattttatttttgaaagcttcTTGTGTGTTTGATGTTATTACCTGGCCTATTCAGGCTTTTGTCAAAAGGAAGTTGATCGTCTTCATCAAAAAGTGCCTTCTGTGCAAAGTGGGTGAAGACCTTTGTCAGGGATCTGTCCCTGTCTTCATGCCACCAGATAATCTTTTGGATGTGGACCTGTTGGCTTTGGCCAGTGCTGTTCTGCACGCTGTGGATTTGGGCTTGTTGAGGATATTGTCTGTCCGTGGAAAACATTCCTGCTTTGGAGGTGGTGAAGTCCTAGCTGGATATGAGCATGCCCCTGGTCCAGATCATGTGATTCTTAGAGCATTGAGCTTACTTATCATAAGATCCTTAGAAATCAAGTTTCAAAATTGTGCTTCAGCAAATGAAATGAAAGGTAACTTTCTGAATGCCTTTTGTATGTAAAGCAATGGATAATTATTTACTGaagtaaaattattcataattatcAAAGCTCAGAATTGTAATTTCACTAACTTAGGTTATATCTTATTCTAGTCATAATTTACTAAGTTTTCTtccaataaagataaaaattgtctttttaaagtttcatttttgtGTGCTAAACTGAATTTGCATAACATAGTTAATAACTGTAGTTAAAAGAAACAGATTATTGAGTCTCTTCAAAGTAAGCAGTGTTAGTCAATTCATGTTCAGATATTTGTGgtatattattcatattttcctTCACAAAATTGGTATATCTACTAATACAGAGTTTTGATAATTAGGAGTTGAATTAAACTAATGTAGGGTGTaatctcttgcctggaaaatcccatgggtggcggagcctgataggctgcagtccatggggtcgctaagagtcggacactggctgtgcgacttcactttcacttttcactttcatgcattggagaaggaaatggcagcccactccagtactcttgcctggagaatcccagggatcggggagcctagTTGGCTTCCATCTATAGGACTGCACAGAGttagacgcgactgaagcgacttagcagcagcagcagcagcagcagcagcagcagcagcagcagcagcagcagccccagggtGTAATCCTGTGCAGTTGTCATTTACAACACTAGATGGCGTTGGTCACATAAATCAAGAGTTTTAAATTGCCGTTAAAACGCCCCAAAACCTTTTTGACTTTTGCGCTTAATAGTAGTACTTTcttttaatgctttaaaaaagtttaaacagAAACTTTTTCTGCTAGTATTTTGAAggcaaattatttttgtttggttgtatTGTTGCCTCTAGTACAAACACTGTGGCATCCAGTGAAGCAATTTCTGTTGTCTActatttatccatttatatgtTTTTAGCAAGAATTCATGTAACTTTTATTTCTCAGAGATACTAGCTATTTGACACTGTGGCAAATAGATGATCTGGCTATACATTTTAACTATATCCTACCAAgtaggtctttttcttttttctctgaagcTCAGTTTCCTAATATACAGAGTAGAGATAATCCCTAACTTAAACTTTTGAACATGTGAAATAtgataatacattttaaagtacTCTAGATGTTATAAATGGATGAGAATAGGTAAGTTATTATAAATGCATTCATAAActgttgttttctctttaaatttttcgGTTTTTGAAGTTGATTACCAGAGGTTCATGTCTGAGTTGCTGACCTTCTTAAAGCCTCACCTTCAGCCCTC is a window encoding:
- the LINS1 gene encoding protein Lines homolog 1 isoform X2, with amino-acid sequence MKTLFEVLEQLYKKVLLGATLENDSHDYVFYLYPAFSDQGCSTTTSSDCLNAPDVQDKQEPSSVSLPTFSVAPVCLQRHSQMSSTGEIMLLQLTVIKVMITRILSVETEFHAKEKYRDIIKILLKSSDIESQLTCMFQNSEKLLSHMAAKCLALILYFQLKEKITLSNSWISFCQKNISEYSESDKVVYCLWIVTFVIKEIFKDTSSQKTEILKQFLTPFDTLFEVFYNSLFSQHFENHQDASNKLINSLICFLELLELLIASRIYLKLHFTCQRILFLKASCVFDVITWPIQAFVKRKLIVFIKKCLLCKVGEDLCQGSVPVFMPPDNLLDVDLLALASAVLHAVDLGLLRILSVRGKHSCFGGGEVLAGYEHAPGPDHVILRALSLLIIRSLEIKFQNCASANEMKVDYQRFMSELLTFLKPHLQPSLQSHNLCEWLSRVFIEQDDDMLEAAKALLGIYLKLTRECEATESLTQETEMWSHHTHENGYNPHCIFLFLLKNIGFDSTVLLDFLISSETCFLEYFVRYLKLLQKDWDNFFTICKYFDVTESKDNIHICCCISSLVQDRNSNSTEASPLAVLGSHTNAHSWVSWTSAAASEPLNHGVTLEKAHTKLQANCLSTPGASQSLVDYDSSDDSEEGSTSLYLVNSRLTSSHQEATKKTQDTFGVSGDKKELSPESQSRPLVTEESNTRFSVYCDGAPNNTASEVGISYRTVKCFEELHGAIYRLQKKSLFPYNPTALLKLLKHIETIYNKSMTPL
- the LINS1 gene encoding protein Lines homolog 1 isoform X5, translating into MKTLFEVLEQLYKKVLLGATLENDSHDYVFYLYPAFSDQGCSTTTSSDCLNAPDVQDKQEPSSVSLPTFSVAPVCLQRHSQMSSTGEIMLLQLTVIKVMITRILSVETEFHAKEKYRDIIKILLKSSDIESQLTCMFQNSEKLLSHMAAKCLALILYFQLKEKITLSNSWISFCQKNISEYSESDKVVYCLWIVTFVIKEIFKDTSSQKTEILKQFLTPFDTLFEVFYNSLFSQHFENHQDASNKLINSLICFLELLELLIASRIYLKLHFTCQRILFLKASCVFDVITWPIQAFVKRKLIVFIKKCLLCKVGEDLCQGSVPVFMPPDNLLDVDLLALASAVLHAVDLGLLRILSVRGKHSCFGGGEVLAGYEHAPGPDHVILRALSLLIIRSLEIKFQNCASANEMKVDYQRFMSELLTFLKPHLQPSLQSHNLCEWLSRVFIEQDDDMLEAAKALLGIYLKLTSFEFILKQGNQQCQTDSSLTVKIFNSASRNPGGDLINLHESQIHVEIMVARTMGTLIS
- the LINS1 gene encoding protein Lines homolog 1 isoform X1, producing the protein MRLLRNTIYRTGPLRMREKAAPCTFCELRWPGRGWRLLERQCGGGVAWGGSPAAFSDQGCSTTTSSDCLNAPDVQDKQEPSSVSLPTFSVAPVCLQRHSQMSSTGEIMLLQLTVIKVMITRILSVETEFHAKEKYRDIIKILLKSSDIESQLTCMFQNSEKLLSHMAAKCLALILYFQLKEKITLSNSWISFCQKNISEYSESDKVVYCLWIVTFVIKEIFKDTSSQKTEILKQFLTPFDTLFEVFYNSLFSQHFENHQDASNKLINSLICFLELLELLIASRIYLKLHFTCQRILFLKASCVFDVITWPIQAFVKRKLIVFIKKCLLCKVGEDLCQGSVPVFMPPDNLLDVDLLALASAVLHAVDLGLLRILSVRGKHSCFGGGEVLAGYEHAPGPDHVILRALSLLIIRSLEIKFQNCASANEMKVDYQRFMSELLTFLKPHLQPSLQSHNLCEWLSRVFIEQDDDMLEAAKALLGIYLKLTRECEATESLTQETEMWSHHTHENGYNPHCIFLFLLKNIGFDSTVLLDFLISSETCFLEYFVRYLKLLQKDWDNFFTICKYFDVTESKDNIHICCCISSLVQDRNSNSTEASPLAVLGSHTNAHSWVSWTSAAASEPLNHGVTLEKAHTKLQANCLSTPGASQSLVDYDSSDDSEEGSTSLYLVNSRLTSSHQEATKKTQDTFGVSGDKKELSPESQSRPLVTEESNTRFSVYCDGAPNNTASEVGISYRTVKCFEELHGAIYRLQKKSLFPYNPTALLKLLKHIETIYNKSMTPL
- the LINS1 gene encoding protein Lines homolog 1 isoform X3 gives rise to the protein MTERLHLHTLEKEMATHSSVLAWRIPAFSDQGCSTTTSSDCLNAPDVQDKQEPSSVSLPTFSVAPVCLQRHSQMSSTGEIMLLQLTVIKVMITRILSVETEFHAKEKYRDIIKILLKSSDIESQLTCMFQNSEKLLSHMAAKCLALILYFQLKEKITLSNSWISFCQKNISEYSESDKVVYCLWIVTFVIKEIFKDTSSQKTEILKQFLTPFDTLFEVFYNSLFSQHFENHQDASNKLINSLICFLELLELLIASRIYLKLHFTCQRILFLKASCVFDVITWPIQAFVKRKLIVFIKKCLLCKVGEDLCQGSVPVFMPPDNLLDVDLLALASAVLHAVDLGLLRILSVRGKHSCFGGGEVLAGYEHAPGPDHVILRALSLLIIRSLEIKFQNCASANEMKVDYQRFMSELLTFLKPHLQPSLQSHNLCEWLSRVFIEQDDDMLEAAKALLGIYLKLTRECEATESLTQETEMWSHHTHENGYNPHCIFLFLLKNIGFDSTVLLDFLISSETCFLEYFVRYLKLLQKDWDNFFTICKYFDVTESKDNIHICCCISSLVQDRNSNSTEASPLAVLGSHTNAHSWVSWTSAAASEPLNHGVTLEKAHTKLQANCLSTPGASQSLVDYDSSDDSEEGSTSLYLVNSRLTSSHQEATKKTQDTFGVSGDKKELSPESQSRPLVTEESNTRFSVYCDGAPNNTASEVGISYRTVKCFEELHGAIYRLQKKSLFPYNPTALLKLLKHIETIYNKSMTPL
- the LINS1 gene encoding protein Lines homolog 1 isoform X4, producing the protein MSSTGEIMLLQLTVIKVMITRILSVETEFHAKEKYRDIIKILLKSSDIESQLTCMFQNSEKLLSHMAAKCLALILYFQLKEKITLSNSWISFCQKNISEYSESDKVVYCLWIVTFVIKEIFKDTSSQKTEILKQFLTPFDTLFEVFYNSLFSQHFENHQDASNKLINSLICFLELLELLIASRIYLKLHFTCQRILFLKASCVFDVITWPIQAFVKRKLIVFIKKCLLCKVGEDLCQGSVPVFMPPDNLLDVDLLALASAVLHAVDLGLLRILSVRGKHSCFGGGEVLAGYEHAPGPDHVILRALSLLIIRSLEIKFQNCASANEMKVDYQRFMSELLTFLKPHLQPSLQSHNLCEWLSRVFIEQDDDMLEAAKALLGIYLKLTRECEATESLTQETEMWSHHTHENGYNPHCIFLFLLKNIGFDSTVLLDFLISSETCFLEYFVRYLKLLQKDWDNFFTICKYFDVTESKDNIHICCCISSLVQDRNSNSTEASPLAVLGSHTNAHSWVSWTSAAASEPLNHGVTLEKAHTKLQANCLSTPGASQSLVDYDSSDDSEEGSTSLYLVNSRLTSSHQEATKKTQDTFGVSGDKKELSPESQSRPLVTEESNTRFSVYCDGAPNNTASEVGISYRTVKCFEELHGAIYRLQKKSLFPYNPTALLKLLKHIETIYNKSMTPL
- the LINS1 gene encoding protein Lines homolog 1 isoform X6, which encodes MSSTGEIMLLQLTVIKVMITRILSVETEFHAKEKYRDIIKILLKSSDIESQLTCMFQNSEKLLSHMAAKCLALILYFQLKEKITLSNSWISFCQKNISEYSESDKVVYCLWIVTFVIKEIFKDTSSQKTEILKQFLTPFDTLFEVFYNSLFSQHFENHQDASNKLINSLICFLELLELLIASRIYLKLHFTCQRILFLKASCVFDVITWPIQAFVKRKLIVFIKKCLLCKVGEDLCQGSVPVFMPPDNLLDVDLLALASAVLHAVDLGLLRILSVRGKHSCFGGGEVLAGYEHAPGPDHVILRALSLLIIRSLEIKFQNCASANEMKVDYQRFMSELLTFLKPHLQPSLQSHNLCEWLSRVFIEQDDDMLEAAKALLGIYLKLTSFEFILKQGNQQCQTDSSLTVKIFNSASRNPGGDLINLHESQIHVEIMVARTMGTLIS